The following proteins are co-located in the Nonlabens ponticola genome:
- a CDS encoding DUF4350 domain-containing protein, which yields MDKRTKFILYAMLVVLIGLVVLESTRPKPVNWRPSYTSGDKIPLGGYVFYDNLDEMFPDAQVKAIDQVPIDFLRENIDLTDANYIFLNDYLVFDEVETDYLMEFAARGNKVFISAGSAFGAMADTLKLETNSGSFYSYGAEDTLRTRLVNEKFKDRSYVYSREGSYRYFESYDTLNSKVLGEVLAFNPQSTYLEELIMGDSDDEEELDREDWTDEEKEEQEEAEQSFEEMQLAELKTRKTPQVNFVETRVGDGAIYYHLNPIAFSNYYMLNGKENYVAEAMSYLNDGDVYFDDYGKSGRKVIQSPVRFILSDSALSAAYYLAIVAILLYIIFVSKREQRIVPVVKPLENATVDFTKTIGDLYFESGDYDAIVDKKILFFLENIRSRYYLNTQELNDVFMNRLAVKSGKSVKQTADIINYIKLLKSKSINYEHELTQLTRRIEAFNS from the coding sequence ATGGATAAACGTACCAAATTCATTCTATACGCTATGCTAGTTGTCCTGATAGGTCTGGTAGTGTTAGAAAGCACACGTCCCAAGCCTGTAAATTGGAGGCCCAGTTACACCAGCGGTGATAAAATCCCATTAGGCGGTTATGTTTTTTATGATAATCTAGATGAGATGTTTCCCGATGCTCAGGTAAAAGCCATCGATCAGGTTCCTATTGATTTCTTGCGAGAGAATATTGATCTGACTGATGCTAACTATATTTTCTTGAATGACTATCTCGTTTTTGATGAGGTAGAGACTGATTATTTGATGGAATTTGCAGCTCGTGGTAATAAGGTTTTTATCTCTGCAGGATCCGCTTTTGGTGCTATGGCAGATACCTTGAAGCTAGAAACTAATTCTGGATCTTTTTACAGTTATGGAGCAGAAGATACGTTGCGCACAAGACTAGTCAATGAGAAATTCAAGGATCGTAGCTATGTGTATTCACGTGAAGGCTCATACCGATATTTTGAGAGTTATGATACGCTCAATTCTAAGGTATTAGGTGAGGTACTAGCTTTCAACCCTCAATCAACCTATCTGGAAGAATTGATCATGGGCGATAGCGACGATGAAGAAGAACTAGATAGAGAAGACTGGACAGACGAGGAAAAGGAAGAACAGGAAGAAGCAGAACAGTCTTTTGAGGAAATGCAACTGGCAGAGCTTAAAACTCGCAAAACACCACAGGTAAACTTTGTAGAGACTAGAGTAGGTGATGGTGCTATCTATTATCACTTGAATCCTATTGCATTTTCTAACTATTATATGCTCAATGGTAAGGAAAACTATGTGGCCGAGGCTATGTCTTACCTTAACGATGGCGATGTGTATTTTGATGATTATGGTAAGTCCGGTCGCAAGGTGATACAATCGCCTGTGCGATTTATACTATCAGATAGTGCATTGAGTGCCGCTTATTACCTGGCGATCGTCGCGATTTTATTATATATAATTTTTGTAAGCAAGCGAGAGCAACGTATTGTGCCTGTGGTAAAACCGTTAGAGAATGCAACAGTTGATTTCACTAAAACCATAGGCGATCTTTATTTTGAAAGTGGTGATTATGACGCGATCGTCGATAAGAAAATATTGTTTTTTCTAGAGAATATACGATCGCGATATTATCTGAATACTCAAGAATTGAACGACGTGTTTATGAATAGACTAGCGGTCAAATCAGGAAAGTCAGTCAAGCAAACGGCAGACATTATTAACTATATCAAATTACTTAAATCTAAAAGTATCAATTATGAGCATGAGTTGACACAACTCACCAGACGTATTGAAGCTTTTAATTCATAA
- a CDS encoding AAA family ATPase produces MQDHDNTNPSSNDEENKLPDAAQQQHVHKPDDGNNALKDSPIADEIVSDVPKEDTEDNEINFSSRVDLSQLSNAVKQIKEELRKVIVGQEEMIDLLIVSILANGHSLIEGVPGVAKTVTAKLLAKTMQVDFSRIQFTPDLMPSDILGTSVFSMKDNEFEFKAGPIFSNIILIDEINRAPAKTQAALFEAMAERQVTIDGKEYALENPFLVFATQNPVEQEGTYRLPEAQLDRFLFKINVDYPDLDEEIQILEGNHNRKNADPESMITGIMTAQEIADHQLTVKGIIVEPALIKYIAQIVLNTRNNANLYLGASPRASIAIMNGSKAYAAIMGRDFVTPDDVKYIAKAVMRHRIILTPEREMEGFTADKAIAQILETIEIPR; encoded by the coding sequence ATGCAAGATCACGACAATACCAACCCATCAAGCAATGATGAGGAAAACAAATTACCAGATGCTGCACAACAGCAGCATGTACACAAACCAGATGACGGTAATAACGCTTTAAAGGATAGCCCGATAGCGGACGAGATTGTTTCTGATGTACCTAAGGAAGATACAGAGGATAACGAGATAAACTTCTCATCAAGAGTTGATCTTTCTCAATTATCTAATGCGGTAAAGCAAATCAAAGAAGAGTTGCGCAAGGTGATCGTAGGTCAAGAAGAAATGATTGATTTGTTGATTGTATCCATCCTTGCCAATGGACACTCACTAATAGAAGGTGTACCAGGTGTGGCAAAAACTGTGACTGCTAAGTTACTTGCCAAAACCATGCAAGTAGACTTCTCAAGAATCCAATTCACGCCAGATTTAATGCCTAGTGATATTTTGGGAACTTCAGTTTTCTCCATGAAGGATAATGAATTTGAGTTTAAGGCTGGGCCTATTTTCTCAAACATCATTCTTATTGATGAGATCAATCGCGCACCAGCCAAAACACAGGCTGCGCTCTTTGAAGCAATGGCAGAACGCCAAGTAACCATTGATGGTAAGGAATATGCATTAGAGAATCCTTTTCTAGTATTTGCTACACAAAATCCAGTAGAACAAGAAGGAACCTACAGACTGCCAGAAGCCCAGCTAGACCGTTTCTTATTCAAGATCAATGTGGATTACCCAGATCTAGATGAAGAAATCCAAATTCTTGAAGGGAATCATAACCGTAAAAACGCTGATCCTGAATCCATGATTACAGGCATCATGACAGCACAGGAAATTGCTGATCATCAGCTAACTGTGAAAGGAATAATAGTTGAGCCAGCCTTGATCAAATACATCGCACAAATTGTATTGAATACTCGCAATAATGCCAATCTGTATTTAGGCGCATCACCAAGAGCATCCATTGCTATCATGAATGGTTCAAAGGCGTATGCAGCGATAATGGGTCGTGATTTTGTCACACCAGACGATGTGAAGTACATCGCCAAGGCTGTCATGAGACATCGTATCATTCTCACACCAGAACGTGAGATGGAAGGCTTCACGGCAGACAAAGCTATCGCTCAAATCCTAGAAACGATTGAAATACCTCGCTAG
- a CDS encoding DUF58 domain-containing protein, whose product MKRFYKSIYLTPRLFTVIICQVVFFILSFFFRRLEGYAMIGVYILLGLFLVDMLLLYRASGIDATRILPEKFSNGDDNPVHITVVNNYPYKIKVEIVDELPVQFQKRDFKLMNDLAAGGTHTSMYEARPVDRGEYHFGSLNIYAISDIGFIKRRYRFDSDAMVPNYPSFLQMRKYELMAFTNKLRDYGIKKIRRIGHTMEFEQIKDYTQGDDVRNINWKASAKRNSLMINQYQDEKSQPVYSVIDKGRVMKMPFEGMKLVDYAINATLVISNIALKKGDKAGMFSFSDKVQNQVMAQKRSSQMNVILETLYNLDTDFKESDFSRLYIDIKRRITQRSLLLLYSNFETLDALHRQLPYLQAIAKNHLLVVIFFENTELKKLTDLETENTRQVFQQTIAQKFRYEKKLVVNELNNYGIQTILTKPQDLTVNTINKYLEIKARGLL is encoded by the coding sequence GTGAAGAGATTTTATAAGAGCATTTATTTAACGCCTAGATTATTCACGGTCATCATTTGTCAGGTGGTATTCTTTATTCTAAGTTTTTTCTTTAGAAGATTAGAAGGATACGCCATGATAGGTGTTTACATTCTGCTGGGATTATTTCTAGTGGATATGCTTTTATTATATCGTGCTAGCGGCATTGACGCAACTCGCATATTGCCAGAGAAATTTTCCAATGGTGATGATAATCCAGTTCATATAACCGTAGTCAATAATTATCCTTACAAGATCAAAGTAGAGATCGTGGATGAATTGCCCGTTCAATTCCAGAAGCGTGATTTTAAATTAATGAATGATCTAGCCGCTGGCGGTACACATACTTCTATGTATGAGGCAAGACCAGTGGATCGAGGTGAGTACCATTTTGGGTCACTAAACATTTATGCAATCAGCGACATAGGTTTTATCAAGCGTCGATATCGATTTGATAGCGATGCAATGGTGCCCAATTATCCGTCATTTCTTCAAATGCGTAAGTATGAGCTCATGGCCTTCACCAACAAACTGCGTGATTATGGTATAAAAAAAATACGCAGGATAGGGCACACCATGGAATTTGAGCAGATTAAGGATTACACACAAGGTGATGACGTGCGCAATATCAATTGGAAAGCATCAGCTAAGCGTAATTCCTTGATGATCAATCAATATCAGGATGAGAAATCACAACCGGTATATAGCGTGATTGACAAAGGCCGCGTGATGAAAATGCCTTTTGAAGGCATGAAACTTGTCGATTATGCAATAAATGCAACGCTAGTCATATCTAATATCGCCTTGAAAAAAGGTGATAAGGCAGGAATGTTTAGTTTCTCAGATAAGGTTCAAAATCAAGTGATGGCTCAAAAACGCTCCTCACAAATGAATGTCATCCTTGAAACGCTTTACAATTTGGATACAGATTTTAAAGAGAGTGATTTCTCAAGATTATACATCGATATCAAACGTAGAATTACACAACGCAGTTTGCTATTGTTGTACAGTAATTTTGAAACACTAGACGCTCTACATAGACAATTGCCATACTTACAGGCTATTGCAAAGAACCATTTGTTGGTAGTTATTTTCTTTGAAAATACAGAGCTTAAAAAGCTTACCGATCTAGAAACTGAAAATACCCGACAGGTATTTCAACAAACGATTGCCCAAAAGTTTAGGTATGAAAAAAAGCTCGTTGTAAATGAGCTAAATAATTATGGTATTCAAACGATCCTTACAAAACCACAGGATCTTACAGTGAATACGATTAATAAATATTTAGAGATAAAAGCTAGAGGCTTGCTCTAA
- a CDS encoding Lacal_2735 family protein: protein MSIEEKKEVQDQIAKKESKYCNLMRKSFEVAATNREKSNQIHERAMQIFREITEAKRKLDYA from the coding sequence ATGAGCATAGAGGAAAAGAAAGAGGTACAAGATCAAATAGCAAAGAAAGAATCTAAGTACTGCAACTTAATGAGAAAATCGTTTGAGGTTGCTGCTACTAATAGAGAGAAGAGTAACCAAATTCACGAAAGAGCAATGCAAATTTTCCGTGAAATAACTGAAGCTAAAAGAAAGCTAGACTACGCTTAA
- a CDS encoding DUF4197 domain-containing protein, translating into MKRITLLFIAVFTLQSCAELQQIASQLPQGGALSQADIGNGLRQALDKGINQQVTTLMRTDGFYKNDLVKILLPQELQDVDSGLRKIGLGSVADEGLKLLNRAAEEATKEALPIFVDAVKDITFNDAKNILLGDQRAATSYLEQKTLETLYSKFSPVIDRNLSEVGATKLWGDAISRYNTIPLLNDVDPDLTNYVTQKALEGVFTMIAQEEILIRENVNQRTTDLLRRVFALQD; encoded by the coding sequence ATGAAAAGAATTACCCTACTATTCATAGCTGTATTTACCTTGCAATCCTGTGCTGAGCTGCAACAAATCGCCAGCCAGTTGCCACAAGGTGGAGCATTATCTCAAGCGGACATAGGAAATGGTTTACGCCAGGCATTAGATAAGGGAATTAATCAGCAGGTAACCACGCTCATGCGTACAGATGGTTTTTATAAGAATGATCTGGTAAAGATTTTATTACCGCAAGAATTACAGGACGTAGATAGCGGACTGCGCAAAATAGGTCTAGGCAGCGTTGCAGATGAAGGTCTCAAACTACTCAACCGTGCTGCTGAAGAGGCCACCAAAGAGGCACTACCAATTTTTGTAGATGCCGTGAAGGACATCACATTCAATGATGCCAAGAACATATTATTAGGTGATCAACGTGCCGCCACCAGCTATCTGGAACAAAAGACGTTAGAGACTTTATATAGCAAATTCTCACCAGTGATTGATCGCAACCTGAGTGAAGTAGGTGCCACAAAGTTATGGGGCGATGCAATTTCTAGATACAACACCATTCCTTTATTGAATGACGTTGATCCTGATTTGACAAATTATGTCACTCAAAAAGCGCTGGAAGGTGTATTCACTATGATCGCTCAAGAGGAAATATTGATACGTGAAAATGTCAATCAACGTACTACCGATTTATTGAGAAGAGTCTTTGCATTGCAGGACTAA
- a CDS encoding DUF6952 family protein — MKLPVIRHLQKGATKEQLETTLEVLEHFTEHRSVTDEEMDVVGELVTNICGAIEVHHNVEQGMSGVEASNAFAQKVMGSIDR, encoded by the coding sequence ATGAAGTTACCAGTAATTAGACACCTTCAAAAAGGCGCTACCAAGGAGCAACTTGAAACTACGCTAGAAGTTCTCGAGCACTTTACAGAGCACAGATCTGTGACCGATGAGGAAATGGACGTGGTAGGTGAACTCGTAACAAACATTTGTGGTGCTATTGAGGTTCACCATAATGTGGAGCAAGGAATGAGCGGCGTTGAGGCGTCCAATGCTTTTGCCCAAAAAGTGATGGGTAGCATCGATAGATAA
- a CDS encoding thioredoxin family protein produces MKTLEQDNLQEIVASNDKVVVQYMASWCGNCRLMKPKFKKLAGENEDTIFILADAEKFPESRKLATVDNLPTFATFKNGSFVNQLQTNKFDNLKDLVNEVTSN; encoded by the coding sequence ATGAAAACTCTTGAACAAGATAACCTACAGGAAATCGTTGCCAGCAATGATAAAGTAGTCGTGCAATACATGGCTAGTTGGTGCGGTAACTGTCGATTGATGAAACCAAAATTTAAAAAATTGGCCGGTGAGAATGAAGACACCATTTTTATCCTTGCCGATGCCGAGAAGTTTCCAGAATCACGCAAACTAGCAACGGTAGACAATTTACCAACCTTTGCAACTTTCAAAAACGGAAGCTTTGTAAACCAATTGCAGACTAACAAATTTGATAACCTTAAAGACTTAGTCAATGAAGTTACCAGTAATTAG
- a CDS encoding peroxiredoxin: MAIVGRQFPDVHVDAMNEMGDTFKLNVLEEAKNNNKKVLLFWYPKDFTFVCPTELHAFQEALGEFEKRNTIVIGASCDTPEVHFAWLNTAKDDGGIEGVTYPILADTNRNLANLLDILDVEQEYNDDLEGYLLTGDNVTYRATYLIDEEGTVFHEGVNHMPVGRNVNEFLRMIDAYAHVQKNGEVCPANWEEGKDAMQANRKATAEYLSAN, from the coding sequence ATGGCTATAGTAGGAAGACAGTTTCCAGATGTACACGTGGATGCAATGAATGAAATGGGTGATACCTTTAAATTGAATGTGCTCGAGGAAGCAAAAAACAATAACAAGAAAGTACTTTTATTCTGGTATCCAAAGGATTTCACCTTTGTATGCCCAACGGAACTCCACGCTTTTCAAGAAGCTCTAGGTGAGTTTGAGAAAAGAAACACGATCGTTATAGGTGCGTCATGTGACACGCCAGAGGTGCATTTTGCCTGGTTGAACACTGCCAAGGATGATGGTGGAATCGAAGGTGTGACTTACCCAATACTTGCAGATACCAATCGCAACCTTGCTAATTTATTAGACATTCTAGATGTTGAGCAAGAGTACAATGACGATTTAGAAGGTTACCTACTTACAGGTGATAACGTGACTTACCGTGCGACTTACCTAATTGATGAAGAAGGTACCGTATTTCATGAAGGTGTAAACCACATGCCTGTAGGACGCAATGTGAATGAATTCTTGCGCATGATAGACGCGTATGCTCACGTGCAGAAAAACGGTGAGGTATGTCCAGCAAACTGGGAAGAAGGAAAAGACGCTATGCAGGCAAACCGCAAGGCGACCGCAGAGTATCTTTCTGCCAACTAA
- a CDS encoding patatin-like phospholipase family protein — MRALVISGGGSKGAFAGGVAQYLIEELKHEYDLYLGTSTGSLLISHLALGMIDKIKHVYTHVNQDSIFSSRPFITKIDKFQDQSISINHWKVLRNFMKGSKTFGESHNLRKLIKKTLTVAEFQQLQQSGKEVVVTVSNLSLNEVEYKSIKDVTYGDFIDWIWISCNYIPFMSLVKKNGCEYADGGFGSMVPIKEAIDRGATVVDVIILETEVTYYNSLPSTNVFSLLTSLHGFMMDRIEKQNIAIGKFAANNHDAIINLYYTPTVLTVNSLIFKKEKMTQWWQRGYDYAAQKNIDLNEIKPES, encoded by the coding sequence ATGCGAGCCCTAGTCATTTCTGGTGGCGGCAGCAAGGGCGCATTTGCCGGTGGCGTCGCCCAATACCTCATTGAAGAACTCAAGCATGAGTATGATCTTTATCTAGGCACCAGCACTGGTAGCCTCTTGATATCGCACCTCGCACTAGGCATGATCGATAAGATCAAGCATGTCTATACTCATGTGAACCAGGATTCTATTTTTAGCTCGCGACCCTTTATAACCAAAATCGATAAATTCCAAGACCAAAGCATAAGCATCAATCACTGGAAAGTGCTGCGCAATTTTATGAAGGGCAGCAAGACCTTTGGCGAGAGTCATAATTTAAGAAAACTAATCAAAAAAACACTGACTGTTGCAGAGTTTCAACAATTGCAGCAATCTGGTAAAGAGGTGGTAGTTACCGTGAGCAACCTATCACTCAACGAGGTAGAGTATAAATCCATTAAGGATGTTACCTATGGGGATTTCATTGACTGGATCTGGATCTCATGCAATTACATACCATTTATGAGTCTAGTCAAGAAGAATGGCTGCGAGTATGCAGATGGCGGTTTTGGCAGTATGGTGCCTATCAAAGAAGCCATTGATCGCGGCGCTACTGTGGTTGATGTTATCATTCTTGAGACAGAGGTCACCTATTACAACTCGTTACCATCCACCAATGTATTCTCGTTACTCACAAGTCTACATGGCTTTATGATGGATCGCATTGAGAAACAAAACATCGCCATAGGCAAGTTTGCGGCAAATAATCACGACGCTATCATCAATCTATACTACACGCCTACGGTACTCACTGTCAATTCATTAATCTTTAAAAAAGAGAAGATGACGCAATGGTGGCAGCGCGGCTATGACTATGCCGCGCAAAAAAATATAGACCTCAACGAGATCAAACCTGAATCTTGA
- a CDS encoding MBL fold metallo-hydrolase: MKHSLQIIACSLLFATSTIAQINPDQVEIKTTQLTDNFYMLEGRGGNILIAVASDEVMMIDSQFAPLSDKLKTAIAAITDKPLTYLVNTHHHGDHTGGNENFNNENLNIVAQANVLKRLQEANKPDGYLPEITLVEEMRIDLPDENAMIIHVHNAHTDGDSFVYFPKSNVVHMGDVFFNGRYPYIDLKSGGSVNGYIEAQQRVLATINPDTQIVPGHGNLGTYKDLVAHVNMLMDIRSQVKLAIAQEKSRERILADEKITKRYDAQGYGNGFINPERLRGTFYDSLISLEEVDQESKN; the protein is encoded by the coding sequence ATGAAACATTCATTACAAATCATAGCTTGCAGCCTTTTATTCGCTACTTCTACAATCGCCCAAATCAATCCAGATCAAGTAGAAATAAAGACAACCCAACTCACAGATAATTTCTACATGCTGGAAGGTCGAGGCGGCAACATTCTCATTGCAGTAGCTAGTGATGAGGTCATGATGATTGATTCCCAATTTGCACCATTGAGTGATAAACTTAAAACGGCCATCGCTGCAATTACTGACAAGCCACTCACCTATCTTGTCAACACGCATCACCATGGCGATCACACTGGTGGTAATGAAAACTTTAATAACGAGAACCTAAATATCGTTGCTCAGGCAAACGTACTTAAGCGACTTCAAGAAGCTAATAAGCCAGATGGTTATTTGCCTGAAATAACTCTAGTTGAAGAAATGCGCATTGATCTACCAGACGAGAATGCTATGATCATCCATGTACACAATGCTCATACAGATGGCGATAGCTTTGTCTATTTCCCAAAGAGTAATGTCGTGCACATGGGCGATGTTTTCTTTAATGGTCGTTATCCGTACATAGATCTTAAGTCTGGCGGTAGCGTTAATGGATACATAGAAGCACAACAGCGGGTACTGGCCACCATTAATCCAGACACCCAAATCGTTCCAGGCCATGGTAACTTGGGAACCTATAAAGATCTTGTAGCTCATGTAAATATGCTTATGGACATACGCAGTCAGGTAAAACTGGCAATAGCACAAGAGAAATCACGTGAGCGCATCCTTGCAGATGAGAAAATCACCAAAAGATATGACGCTCAAGGCTATGGCAATGGCTTTATCAATCCAGAACGTTTGCGTGGTACCTTTTATGACAGCTTGATTTCCCTAGAAGAAGTAGATCAAGAATCTAAAAACTAA
- a CDS encoding PQQ-dependent sugar dehydrogenase, translating into MKKILLLSLALAAFTSCKTKNATDNTPEVFKENLGDNDNAIVETSIGDLELPPPYHSESEVLVSNVVGWKDGNKPIAPAGFQVNAFATDLKHPRWTYVHENNDIFVVESNTRNSANQISLLRDSNGDGTADYREVFLSGLNQPFGMLIIDDYFYVANTDGLYRYAYKTGQEKLTGAGEKILDLPAGGYNNHWTRNLITNADQSKIYISVGSGSNVGENGMEYEVRRATILEINPDGSGEIEYATGLRNPVGMDWNPITGELWTAVNERDKLGNNLVPDYATSVKKGGWYGWPYSYYGEINDPRWRNDPHQELVDIAIVPDVPLGSHTASLGFEFYTADQFPATYKNGAFIGQHGSWNRKPLSGYKVVFIPFDAAGNPQPPQDFLTGFTDPDSEKDVYGRPVGVTVHNDGSLLVNDDDSGIVWRVSAK; encoded by the coding sequence ATGAAAAAAATATTACTACTATCGCTCGCTCTTGCAGCCTTTACATCCTGCAAAACCAAAAATGCAACTGATAATACTCCAGAAGTCTTCAAGGAAAATCTAGGCGATAACGACAACGCCATAGTAGAAACAAGCATTGGTGATTTAGAACTACCACCACCCTATCACAGTGAATCTGAAGTATTGGTGAGCAATGTAGTAGGCTGGAAAGATGGCAATAAACCCATCGCACCAGCAGGATTTCAAGTCAATGCTTTTGCAACGGATTTAAAACATCCGCGATGGACGTATGTGCATGAAAACAATGACATTTTTGTTGTAGAAAGCAACACGCGCAACAGTGCTAACCAAATCTCTCTCTTGCGCGATTCCAACGGCGATGGCACCGCAGATTATCGAGAAGTCTTTTTAAGTGGTTTGAATCAGCCATTTGGAATGTTGATCATTGATGACTATTTCTATGTAGCCAATACCGATGGTTTGTACCGCTATGCCTACAAGACAGGTCAAGAAAAATTGACTGGTGCTGGCGAGAAAATTCTGGACCTACCAGCTGGTGGTTACAACAATCACTGGACGCGTAATTTGATCACCAATGCAGATCAATCCAAGATCTATATCTCTGTAGGTTCAGGTAGCAATGTCGGTGAAAATGGCATGGAATACGAGGTGCGTCGCGCTACCATTCTTGAAATCAATCCTGATGGTTCTGGTGAGATAGAATATGCAACAGGCTTGAGAAATCCAGTAGGAATGGATTGGAATCCTATCACTGGTGAGCTTTGGACAGCGGTCAATGAGCGCGATAAATTGGGTAATAATCTAGTTCCAGATTATGCCACGAGCGTCAAGAAAGGTGGTTGGTATGGCTGGCCATACTCCTATTACGGTGAAATAAATGATCCACGATGGAGAAATGATCCACATCAAGAACTTGTAGATATAGCTATCGTTCCAGATGTGCCATTGGGATCTCATACAGCGTCCCTAGGTTTTGAATTTTACACGGCAGATCAATTTCCAGCAACCTATAAAAATGGAGCTTTCATAGGACAACATGGATCATGGAACCGCAAGCCATTGAGTGGTTACAAAGTGGTTTTCATTCCGTTTGATGCGGCCGGTAATCCGCAACCGCCGCAGGATTTCTTGACAGGTTTTACAGATCCTGATAGTGAGAAGGATGTCTATGGTCGTCCTGTAGGTGTTACCGTTCATAACGACGGTAGTTTGCTTGTTAATGATGATGATAGCGGTATCGTCTGGCGCGTGAGTGCGAAATAG
- a CDS encoding type II toxin-antitoxin system VapC family toxin gives MKRLLVDTNIVIDLLAQREPFYKDAALLFSKADRQEVSLFISSLSFANTNYILSKSMAARDARSILRKFKIIVGVLSLDEKIIELALNDNNFKDFEDGLQYYTAVENQLDIIITRNKKDFKSTNLPIMNAGEYLASGKV, from the coding sequence ATGAAACGCTTGCTAGTTGACACCAATATCGTTATTGATCTATTAGCACAAAGAGAACCGTTTTACAAGGATGCTGCATTATTGTTTTCAAAGGCAGATAGACAAGAGGTTTCGTTATTTATATCATCACTATCATTTGCCAATACAAACTATATTTTGTCTAAATCCATGGCGGCTCGTGACGCTCGATCTATCTTACGAAAATTCAAAATCATAGTAGGTGTCTTATCTTTAGATGAGAAAATTATCGAGTTGGCATTAAACGACAATAATTTCAAAGATTTTGAAGACGGACTGCAGTATTACACAGCGGTTGAAAATCAGCTGGACATTATTATAACTAGAAATAAGAAAGATTTTAAATCAACAAACTTACCTATCATGAATGCTGGCGAATATCTAGCAAGTGGTAAGGTTTGA
- a CDS encoding DUF6364 family protein, which translates to MDKKLTLSLNQLIIEQAKLYAKKNKTSLSKLIESYLQSVTKQDQEENQITPLIQSLSGVIELENDLDVASDYTDHLEKKYQ; encoded by the coding sequence ATGGACAAGAAACTCACCTTAAGCTTGAATCAATTGATTATTGAACAGGCAAAACTATATGCCAAAAAGAATAAGACGAGCCTTTCAAAACTTATAGAGTCTTATCTGCAATCCGTGACTAAGCAAGACCAAGAAGAGAACCAAATCACACCATTGATTCAAAGTTTGAGCGGTGTGATAGAATTGGAGAACGATCTAGATGTCGCCAGTGATTATACTGATCATCTAGAAAAGAAGTATCAATGA